The Caldisericia bacterium genome includes a region encoding these proteins:
- a CDS encoding restriction endonuclease subunit S, which produces MEYVQIPNIITYKDLEEKHSLSPSSYKILAFKNKNVKKLRDLLLEKPTKGEEVGSFAYINKSNFYFIRTKALQSSYFLPVLNNVECAVPILPTAFKNFNLQKGDILLAKDANIGDVAYLDKDVPKFMISGGIVRLRFLEDVRYYVLGFMKHKFFKAQIDLLTARGATIRHAKTLWLDTLIPFPNQQNADEVIKFVSLLTRSIIRKEAEIKKKYYKIMDLIDREIKENQKPNKFYYTPPTLKDLEETGRLDAGVFCENYKKKQFIIENYTHGAKNIFELGFDFKRGQNLQVSQIGRSIYTEEYKPNFYKLIRPLNLSDYGTVTKYEYLGNPRKLQVLNKGEILFSAEGTIGRFCVFIDIDNKAITNIHGITIFKRGEEEEIESIFLGLFLGYLRLVGFLDYISVGGQGGSLAQKYWEYIKIPDLPRPKKEEISKYYYNPVAYNENKLNLEDFENEDIKITIESGIWQLDKQIKQIKQKVDAILHKIIMDEEVHIS; this is translated from the coding sequence ATGGAGTATGTACAAATTCCTAATATAATTACCTATAAGGATTTAGAAGAGAAACATTCTCTTTCTCCAAGTAGCTATAAAATTCTTGCATTTAAAAATAAAAACGTTAAGAAGCTCAGAGATTTATTATTGGAGAAACCAACAAAAGGCGAAGAAGTTGGCTCATTTGCCTATATAAACAAATCAAATTTTTATTTTATAAGAACAAAAGCATTACAATCATCTTATTTCCTACCTGTATTAAATAATGTTGAATGTGCAGTACCAATTTTACCTACAGCTTTTAAAAATTTTAATTTGCAGAAAGGTGATATTTTACTTGCCAAAGACGCAAATATTGGAGATGTTGCTTACTTAGATAAAGATGTGCCTAAATTTATGATTTCTGGTGGAATAGTCCGATTGAGATTTTTAGAGGATGTAAGATACTATGTGTTAGGTTTTATGAAGCACAAGTTTTTTAAAGCTCAAATAGACTTACTGACGGCAAGAGGAGCCACAATAAGACACGCAAAAACATTATGGTTAGATACGCTAATTCCGTTTCCAAATCAACAAAATGCAGATGAAGTAATCAAATTTGTAAGTCTTTTGACAAGATCAATAATAAGAAAAGAAGCGGAGATAAAAAAGAAATATTATAAGATTATGGATCTAATAGATAGAGAGATAAAAGAAAACCAAAAGCCGAATAAATTTTATTATACTCCTCCAACTCTGAAAGATTTAGAAGAAACTGGTAGGCTAGATGCAGGAGTATTTTGTGAAAACTACAAAAAGAAGCAGTTTATTATAGAGAATTATACTCATGGTGCCAAAAATATTTTTGAATTGGGGTTTGACTTTAAAAGGGGGCAAAATTTGCAAGTTTCTCAAATTGGGAGAAGTATTTATACTGAAGAATACAAACCAAACTTTTACAAATTGATTAGACCCTTAAATTTATCAGATTATGGTACAGTAACTAAATATGAATATTTGGGAAATCCGAGGAAACTACAAGTCTTAAACAAAGGAGAAATATTGTTTTCAGCTGAAGGAACTATTGGAAGGTTTTGTGTATTTATTGATATAGATAATAAAGCTATAACAAATATTCATGGTATTACGATTTTTAAGAGGGGTGAAGAAGAGGAGATTGAAAGTATTTTTTTAGGATTATTTTTAGGGTATTTAAGATTGGTAGGATTTCTTGATTATATCTCTGTTGGTGGTCAAGGAGGAAGTTTGGCTCAGAAATACTGGGAATATATTAAAATTCCAGATCTTCCTCGTCCTAAAAAAGAAGAAATATCAAAATACTATTACAATCCTGTCGCATATAACGAAAATAAATTAAATCTCGAAGATTTTGAAAATGAAGATATAAAAATAACTATCGAATCAGGAATTTGGCAATTAGATAAACAAATTAAACAGATTAAACAAAAAGTTGATGCAATTTTGCATAAAATAATTATGGATGAAGAGGTTCATATTTCCTAA
- a CDS encoding N-6 DNA methylase — MTKQLKLGNVVSGELTKSFLKAKEEFDKEYGSISFLKKSLVPVNGKIIENIKIRNEKGKKIEEYYKWQFIYSLIYSGLYSKDFIGVEVYFPKGSPSSKPIKLDGAIFDDDNWLEKYNDFWQNKNQDSLDWLRKHLIVAIEFKKEDGRDIEKYFNQQLKPAMKESEKEFVIGFYYDTERVWIFQKKNNKILRYDESKNQKGGESGTKDLSLHLPDSYLSIPSFHDILNKIIKPKTIDRTNRTIDDLETISGIHTKQVNDALSNILRTLDKVGLVNQIGYGLLIQTLALKIFDEKTNERNRKKKLRFYITDEERKYKSLADTSIQRFIGRIKDIYNDAKGIYPTILGQNIIDWKNKSHISAIVSIVKNFQDYSFVKSYKTDLYQLVFYRFANEFAKERKGQFITPIWLIDFLVKIVNPRGDETVIDPCVGIADFLSLSYVNSVPKLNDANLYGIDNDQQMIMLAQLNMLLNGDGNAKLYYIPDKGSIDHKIDVTGKVVGIIPEFHKNGNWDNWPDKTEIKKFDVVLTNPPFGEDRAYRAKTSEDKKIAECYELWNLCKQKDWIDLGLIFLENAVRLLKENGRMGIVQSNSIASIDRWERARRWLLENVRIVALFDLPPNVFADTGANTTLIIAYKPKKKELEKLKKQGYEIFIKDIKRVGYEVRTSRRVKYYNPLWKINEKTFEIETDKEGNPILDEEFTETIKEFREWALGQEKTLKELFLGE, encoded by the coding sequence ATGACTAAACAGCTTAAATTAGGTAATGTGGTTTCAGGCGAACTTACTAAATCATTTCTTAAAGCTAAAGAAGAATTTGACAAAGAATATGGAAGTATCTCTTTTTTAAAGAAAAGTTTGGTCCCTGTGAACGGTAAGATTATTGAGAATATAAAAATCAGAAATGAAAAAGGCAAAAAAATAGAAGAATATTATAAATGGCAATTTATTTATTCTCTTATTTATAGCGGATTATATTCGAAAGATTTTATCGGTGTTGAGGTGTATTTTCCAAAAGGAAGCCCTTCCTCAAAACCAATAAAACTAGATGGAGCTATTTTTGACGATGATAATTGGTTAGAGAAATATAATGACTTTTGGCAAAATAAAAACCAAGACTCACTAGATTGGTTAAGAAAGCACCTTATTGTAGCTATTGAATTCAAAAAAGAAGATGGGCGTGATATTGAAAAATACTTTAATCAACAACTTAAACCGGCTATGAAAGAATCTGAGAAAGAATTTGTTATTGGATTCTATTATGATACAGAGCGGGTTTGGATATTTCAAAAGAAGAATAACAAAATATTAAGATATGATGAGTCAAAAAACCAAAAGGGAGGAGAGAGTGGAACAAAAGACTTATCTTTACATCTGCCTGACAGTTATCTCAGTATCCCTTCTTTTCATGATATACTCAATAAAATAATTAAACCAAAAACAATTGACAGAACAAACCGAACTATCGATGATCTGGAAACTATTTCTGGTATACACACTAAACAAGTAAACGATGCACTTTCTAATATACTTCGAACCTTAGATAAAGTTGGACTTGTTAATCAAATAGGCTATGGCTTATTGATTCAAACTTTGGCTCTAAAGATATTTGACGAAAAGACTAATGAAAGAAATAGAAAGAAAAAGTTGAGGTTTTACATTACTGATGAGGAAAGAAAATATAAATCACTTGCAGATACTTCTATTCAAAGGTTTATTGGTAGAATTAAAGATATATATAATGATGCAAAGGGTATTTATCCGACGATATTAGGGCAAAATATTATTGATTGGAAAAACAAATCCCATATTTCTGCTATTGTCTCAATAGTAAAAAATTTTCAGGACTATTCTTTTGTGAAGTCTTATAAAACAGACCTTTACCAATTGGTATTTTATAGGTTTGCCAATGAGTTTGCCAAAGAAAGAAAAGGACAATTTATAACTCCAATATGGTTGATAGATTTCTTGGTGAAGATTGTAAACCCACGAGGTGATGAAACTGTAATAGATCCTTGCGTTGGTATAGCTGATTTTCTTTCTTTAAGTTATGTTAATTCTGTACCTAAGTTAAATGATGCGAATTTATATGGAATAGATAATGATCAACAGATGATTATGCTAGCCCAATTAAATATGCTTCTTAATGGTGATGGAAATGCAAAATTATATTATATTCCCGATAAGGGTTCTATAGATCATAAAATTGATGTTACAGGAAAGGTTGTTGGGATTATACCTGAATTTCATAAAAACGGAAATTGGGATAACTGGCCAGATAAAACCGAAATAAAAAAGTTTGATGTTGTTCTTACTAATCCTCCATTTGGCGAAGATAGAGCATACAGGGCTAAAACATCTGAAGATAAGAAAATTGCAGAATGTTACGAGTTGTGGAATTTATGTAAACAGAAAGACTGGATAGATTTAGGGCTTATTTTTTTAGAAAATGCAGTAAGATTACTAAAAGAAAATGGAAGGATGGGTATAGTCCAATCAAATAGTATCGCATCAATTGACAGGTGGGAAAGGGCACGGAGGTGGTTGTTGGAGAATGTTAGAATAGTAGCACTTTTCGACCTTCCTCCAAATGTATTTGCGGATACAGGGGCAAATACCACTTTGATAATTGCATATAAACCTAAGAAGAAAGAATTAGAAAAACTAAAAAAACAAGGATACGAGATTTTTATTAAAGATATTAAACGAGTTGGATATGAAGTGAGAACTTCCAGAAGGGTAAAATACTATAATCCTCTTTGGAAAATAAACGAGAAAACTTTTGAAATAGAAACAGATAAGGAAGGAAATCCTATTCTTGATGAAGAATTTACAGAAACTATTAAAGAATTCAGAGAATGGGCATTAGGACAAGAAAAAACTCTAAAAGAACTCTTTTTAGGTGAATAA